In the genome of Synechococcus sp. CB0101, the window TGAACTCCTCGGAGGTGTTCGTGAAGAAGCCAGCGATCTCCTCCTGCTTGGCATAACCGGTTACGCCAATCACAAACTGGCGGAAGGCGTTGTGGCTGACGCCACGGGCCAGGGCCGAGAGCGAATCGATCGCCATGCGCGAGGGCTTGAACTGGCCGATCTCGGTTTTGATGATCTGAAGGTGATCCTCAAGTCCAGTGGATTCGGGATAGGCGCAGATGATCTTGAGCAGGCCATCGCGCTCCATCTGCTCAAAATCAATGCCCCAGCTGGTGGCATTGCGCAGCAGTTGCGCCCGTGATTCCTCGTAGGCAAACAGGATCGCCCGCTCCTTGTTGGCGCAGGCGTTCTCCACAAACTTGCTCACGAGGAGCGTCTTGCCAGTACCGGTGGCGCCGGTGGCCAGGATGATCGAATCCTTGAAGAAGCCGCCGCCGCACATCTCATCGAGGCGCGGCACACCGGAGCTCACGCGCACATTCGAGCTGCGCTGGGTGAGGCGCATCGCCCCCAGCGGGAAGATGCTGATGCCGTGGGAGCCCATCGTGAAGGGGAACTCCCCCTTCATATGGGTGGTGCCCCGCAGCTTGAGAATCTCCACCGTGCGCCGGCGCCGCTCACCCTCGAGCACATTGCGCAGGATCACCACGTTGTCGCTCACGAACTCCTCCACGCCGTAGCGGGCGATCGGGCCGTATTCGTCGATGCGCTCGGTGGTCATCACCGTAGTCACACCGATCTCCTTGAGCCGGGCGATCAGGCGGAAAATCTCACGCCGCACCACCGAAACGGCGTCGTATTGCTGAAACACGGCCGTGATCGAATCGATCGCCACACGGCGCGCCTTGTATTTGCGGATGGCGTAGTTGATCCGCTCGATCAGGCCGGAGAGATCGAAGCTGCCCGCCACATCCTGACCTTCTGGATCAGGCGATGCATCCAACAGGAAGAGCTTGTCTTGCTCCACCATTTCCTGCAGGTTCCAGCCAAAGCTGGCGGCGTTCCGGAGAATATCGAGCGGCGACTCTTCAAAGGTGACGAAGATCCCCGGCTCATCAAACTGCCGGATCCCGTTGTACAGAAAATTCAGGGAGAAGACCGTCTTACCGGTACCTGAGGTACCGCTGATCAGGGTGGAGCGTCCGATCGGCAGACCGCCCTGACAGATGTCATCGAAACCCTCGATCCCCGTGGGCAGCTTCTGCACCGAGGAGAGAGCATGGTTGGTGGCGGAAGGGTCCTGCATGGAACGGGTGGGCCTGGGGGAAATCTAGAGGGGTCTGACTGAAAGCACAGGTGGCATGACGAACTGGAGTGCAGCTGTTAAAGCAATCCGCCTGAGTCCTCCTCCTCGCTATAGGGTTCACTCAAGGCTTCATCACTGAGCTCCTCATAGAGGAGATCAAGGCCGATCAGCACCCGCTCCCGATCCGAAAGATCACCGATGATGCGGCGCACCGGCGGCGGCAGAATCTTGGCCAGCGTCGGCGTCGCGAGGATCTTGTCCTCCTCCGCCAGCTGGGGATTCTTCAGCACGTCGATCACCTTCAGGGCATACACCCCCTGAAACTCGGTATCGAGAATGTTGCGCAGGGTCTTGAGCGCCCGCATCGAGTTGGGCGTATTACCTGCCACATACAGCTTGAGGATGTAGGTCTTGCGCGGGCTCATCTAGATCACCTCCTGAGATGGGGACTGGCTGGCTTCTTCGGGGTCTTGAGGTGCTCCGAGGGGCAAGTCGGGAGGCACCGAGCGGCGGTACATCTCACAGAGATGGGCCATGACATCGAGCAAAGCGAGGCGATAGTCCTGAAGAAAGTCGTTCTTGTGCCCCTCCAGCTTGAGTTGCTTCCAGAACGCGTCAATCAGATCGACGTGAATTTCCACGACCTTGTTGATCGGAAGGTCTGAGAAGAAGGCGGAGTGCACGAAGCTCTCGATGGCCTGGTTCGCAGCAGCCGGATCGCGGAAGTACCCGATCAACACATCGCGGTAGCTGCGCTTGAGTGAGCGCAGCAGCTCCTCGCGCTCGTCTTGGGGCAGGTTGCGCAGGAACAGCGAGGGATCCCGCTTGTAGAACACCCCCAGATAGCCCAGCCGCCCCTTGAGGCGATTGGGCAGACGCCAACGCTCGGGCGTGTCGCCCCCGGTTCCTTCACCCACCCCAGTAGGAGTGGCCTGCATGCCCCGCCGCAGAAAGCGCGACACCGCAGCGTCGACGCTGTAGGCGATCTGCTCGAGCTGATCTTGAGGGAGGTGAACCTCCGCTTCGTGGTACTCGACCCGGCCGCTCACCTCACCGATCACCACCGCAGGCAAGAGCAAACCCTGCTGCTGTAGCTCCTCGTACACCTCCGGCGGATGCACCCCCTGCTGGAGCAGCACCACATCAAACCGGTCACGCTGCTGCTGCAACTCCAGGATCGGATCGGCCAGGGAGCCGAGATCCTCCAGTTGATAACGACCACCTTTGAGCCAGCTGCGACAAGCGCGCTCCACCCGCGGGTCCGGCAACAGCGAGGCAATCGTGAGGGCCGGCTGTGACATCCGCCGCGATCGGGGCCTGGCAACGCACCCAGTGTTGACGTCTAGGAGGGCAAAAGGGGAAGATCATTGTTTGTCTTTCGATTGCCGTGCGGCAGGCCGAAATGACAGAGCCTCCCCCGGGTCGCTCACGTCAGCCTGTCCACGCCCTTACCGCCATGAGCACGACTCCCAGCACCGGTCCCTACGCCATCGTTGAGACCTCCGGCACCCAGGTGTGGGTTCAGCCCAACCGCTACTACGACCTCAACCGCATCAACGCTGAGGTGGAGAGCACCCTCACCCTGGAGAACGTGCTCTTGGTGAACGACGGCAAGGCCGCCAACGTGGGCCAGCCTTATGTGAAGGGCGCCACCGTTGAGCTGCAGGTGATGGAGCATCGCCGCGGCCCCAAGGTGATCGTGTACAAAATGCGTCCCAAGAAAAAGACCCGCCGCAAGAATGGTCACCGTCAGGAGCTGACCCGCGTGATGGTCAAGTCCATCAGCGTGGGCGGCAAAGCCCTGGCCTGATCAGCCGCAGCGTTCCTCAACCCAACACTCCTCTGAACCATGGCCCATAAGAAAGGCACCGGCTCCACCCGCAACGGCCGCGATTCCAACTCCAAGCGCCTGGGCGTGAAGCGCTACGGCGGCGAAGCCGTCAACGCCGGCTCGATCCTGATCCGTCAGCGCGGCACCTCCGTGCTTCCCGGCGTGAACGTGGGCCGTGGTGCCGACGACACCCTGTTCGCCCTGGTGGATGGCGTAGTGAGCTTCGACACCATCAAGCGCGGCCTGCGCACCCGCAAGCGCATCAACGTGGCTGTCGGCTGAGCTCAGCTGCTCAGGTCTCCTGAACCTTCAAGCCGGCGCCCCCAGGCGCCGGCTTTGTTGTGTCTGCCGCCCGGGCACGAAGGCTCAGAGCAATCGGTAAGCCCGGGTGGTGATCAAGAAGGGGTGAAACACCTCGAGGAAACGGCTCTGCAGCGTGCGGAAGAACCGCTCCACCAGCTGAGGATCATCGAAGTGGAAGGGGTACTCCCCGGCGAAGCCCTTGAAGAAGTACCAATTCAGCAACGCCGTGGCCTCCGCGCTCATCCGTGAGGCGAACTGCTCCAGCTGAGCGCTCGGATCATTGAGGTGCTCCAGCACATCGAGGCACACGATTGTGTCGAACTGCGCCGGCAGCTCAGGCGCCTCGAGATCGCGGAAACAACGCAGCTTCTGCTGCAGCCCGAAGCGCTCAGCGCGGGCCTCCACAAAGCGACGGTTCTCAGGATTGAGATCCACAAACCACACCGCCTCCACCTGAGGCAACGCGGCAGCCGCCAAGGCATGGGTGCCGATGCCGCCGCCGAAGTCGAGCACATGGCCGCAGGCGAACTGGGCCTGCAGCCGCAGCGTGTCGGCGATGTAATCGGCGCTGCTCAGGTGCCAGGCCGCCAGCTCCAGCAGGTGCCCGGTGCCCACGGCGGTTTCGTAGAAGGCCTCCGCCCGTTCCGGATCAAAAGCGCCGGGATGGGCAGCGGCCAGGTCGTCGACGGCCAAGGGCAGGCGCCGCTCCAGCTCCTGCAGCTCCATCGAGAGGTGATCGGCCAGCTGGCGGCGCAGATCAAAGCCTCCCTCGAGAAAGTGATCGAGGGAGAGGGTGGCGGTAGGGCTCATGGCTGCTCACCGTAGTGCTGAGCCCAGAGCAGGACCTAATTCACTGCCCGCACCTGGCACCACCAGCCAACGCCGCAACCAGGCCGTGAGCCAATAAAAGGGCAGGGTGTCCGCCAGGGCCGCCAGCACCTTGAACAGATAACCGCTGGCAATGAAGCTGGCCAGCTGCGGCAGCACCGGCAGCTCGGGCTTCACCGGCAACACGTGGGCGGCGTAGTGGCTGATCAACACCACCGCACTGGTATCCACCAACTGGCTCACCAGGGTGGAACCGTTGTTGCGCAACCACAGGGCCCGGCCGCCGCTCACCCGCTTCCAAAAATGGAACAGCCGCACGTCGGTGAATTGGGCGGCCATGTAGGCCACCATCGAGGCACCCACCGCCCCGAAGGCCAGATCCTGCACCGCAAAGAAGGTGGCTTCCGGCGCGCCGGGCAAACCGGGCAACACACCCCCCAGCCACAGGATCAACACGATCCAGCCATTGAGCAGCAACCCCACCCACACCAACTGGCTGGCGCGCTCCTCCCCCCAGATCTCGCTGATCAGATCCGTGCAGAGGAAGGTGACCGGATAAGGCAGTGCTCCCACAGCCACCACCACCGGCCAGGAGCCGATGCTCCCCAGCTGCAGAAAGCGCGTGAGCCCAAGGATGTTGAGCATCCCCATCGTGCCGAGAAACAGCCCGGCCAACACCAGGAAGGCCAACTCCCGCCGCCGCTGCAACACCCCTGCTGGCACCGCTGGCAACACTGCATTGGCATTCGGCGTGATCCCACGTGGCATCGCAACGGCGCCGGCAGCCTCCCAAGCCTGGCGAGATCAAGGCGCGGCGCAATGGGAGCATCAAAGTTCTGCACACCCCCCTGCTTTGATCTGCGGCTTCCTGGTGCTCGACAAGCCCGCCGGCCTGAGCTCCCACGGCTGCGTGTCGCGGGTGCGGCGGGCCTATGGCCTGAAGCGCGTGGGCCATGGCGGCACCTTGGATCCGGCCGTGACCGGCGTGCTGCCGATCGCCCTGGGGCCCGCCACGCGGCTACTGCCCTATCTGAGCGGCGATAAGACCTACCGCGGCGTGGTGCAACTGGGTTTGCGCACCGACAGCGACGACCTCGAGGGGCAGGTGCTGGAGCAGCAGGCGATCCCGCCCCTGAGCACCGCCGAGCTCGAGGCGGCCCTGGCGCCCTTCCGCGGCGCGATCGAGCAGCGACCGCCGGCGGTGTCCGCCGTGCATGTGAATGGGGAGCGGGCCTACAAACTGGCCCGTGCCGGGCAGGCGGTGGAGCTCCAGCCGCGGCCGGTGAGCATCCACCGCCTGGAACTGCTGAGCTGGAACCAGGAGCTCGGGCAAGTGGAGCTGGAGGTGAGCTGCTCCGCCGGCACCTACATCCGCTCGCTGGCTCGAGATCTGGGGGAGACCCTGGGCTGTGGCGGCAGCCTGGCGCGGCTCAGGCGCACCGAAGCGCTGGGGTTCCAGCTCGAGCAGAGCGTGGCGCTGGATCAGCTCGACAGCGATCCCCCACCGGCTCTGGTGGATCCGCTCCTTGCCCTCAGCCACCTCCTTCAACACCGGCTGGAGGCTGATCAGCTGCCGGGCTGGCGTTGCGGCCGGCTCCAGAGCTGTGATCCCGCCTGGCCGATCGACGCACCAGTGGTGGTGGTGGGCCCGGATGGCAACCTGGCGGGCATGGCCCGCGTGCAGGCTGGCGGCCAGCTGCAGCCTCGACTGGTGCTCGATGCCGCCGGCTGAACACCAGCGCCGCAGTCGGCCAGAGTCGCCCCAACCCTTCGTTTTCTTCCGCAGCAACCATGGCCGGCCACAGCCGATGGGCCCAGATCAAGCGCACCAAAGCGGTGGTGGATGCCAAGCGCGGCGCCGTGTTCACCCGGCTGGGGCGCGAAATCATGGTGGCGGCCCGGGCGGGCGCAGATCCCAACGGCAACTTTCAGCTGCGCACGGCGATCGAAAAGGCCAAAGCCGCGCGGGTGCCCAACGCCAACATCGAACGGGCGATCGCCAAGGGCTCCGGTCAGGGGGGCGGCGGCGCCGATGCCTTCGAAGAAGTGCGCTACGAGGGCTACGGCCCCGGTGGTGTTGCTGTGCTGATCGAAGCCCTCACCGACAACCGCAACCGCACCGCCGCCGAGCTGCGCCTGGCCTTCAGCAAAAACGGGGGCAACCTCGGGGAAACCGGCTGTGTGGGCTACCTGTTTGAGCACCGCAGCGTGGTGCGGCTGGTGCAGCCTGGCCTGGCGGAGGACACACTCCTGGAGCAGCTGCTGGAGCTGGAAGAGCAGGGTGGCCCGGCCGTGATCAGCTACGAGCTCGACCCCGATGGCGCCGAAGTGCTGGGCGCTTTTGAGCAGCTGGAAGCCCTCCAGGACGGCCTGCGCAACCAAGGTTTGCCAGTGAGCAGCTGGGAGCACCGCTGGATCGCCAGCACCCCCTGCAAATTGGAAGATCCCCAGGCCTTGGCCGGCTGCCTGAAGCTGCTGGATGCCCTCGAAGAACTCGATGACGTGCGCAGCGTGACGAGCAATCTCGAAGCCGATGAAGCTCTGATGGAGGCGGCCCTCAGCTGAGCTCCAGCTGCGCTGCGGCAGCCCGGTCCACCACCACCTCCAGGCATGGATGCCGCTGCAGCCAGCTGGCCGGCACCTCCGGGCAGGGGGGCTCCAGCAGCGTCCGCCGCAGGATCTCGGCCTTGGCGGCGCCGGTCACCACCAGCAGCAGCCGGCGGGCCGCAAGGATCTCCGCCGTGCCCAGGGTGATCGCCCGGGCAGGCACAGCAGCTGGATCGCCCCCAAAGGCCCCAGCGTTCTGCTGGCGCGTGGCGAGGCTGAGACTGAGACAGCGGCAGGGCTCAGCCTCCGAGCACGGCGGTTCGTTGAAGCCCACATGGCCGTTGCTACCGAGCCCCAGCAGTTGCAAATCAATGCCGCCGGCCGCCGCCACGGCGGCGCTGTAGCGATGAGCCTCGGCATCTGGATCGAGCGCCAGACCATCAGGAATCGCCAGGCATCCAGGCTCGAGCTGCAACGGCCCGGCTAGCTGCCGCTGCATGAATGCCGCGAACGACTGGGGGTGATCCGGCCCCAGTCCCACGTATTCATCGAGGTTGAAACTGCACCAACGGCGCAACAGCGCCTGCCGTTGCGGCATCGCCAGGCCCAACAACCGTTGCCGCAGAACGGCATACACCGGTTCCATCGTGCGGCCCGTGGCCAGACCCAGCACAACCGCCTGCTCTAGGGCTTGATGCAGACGCTCCGCCACACAAACCGCCACCGCTTCCGGATCAGCCTCCACCCACAACTGACGCTGCCAGGAGGGGGAGGCGAGGAATGTGGGGGATGCGATCAAGGCGAAACGGCCAGAGAGCGCGGGCTGTCGTTCGTCCAGCCTCGCCCAGCAGCGGTGGTGCGCGCCAGCTCGCTGTAGGGCTGCAGGGCCGTGCCTCGGTAGTAGTGCTTGAGGATCGAACTGAACGACTCACCGCGCTGGGCCATCGCCAGCGCCCCCCACTGGCTCATCCCCACGCCATGGCCGAAGCCACGGCCCACAGCCACCAGCTGCACCACCTCCGGGGTCTTGGTGGAGGGCACCGGCAGGGAGAAGGCCGGCAGAGGCGGTGGCGGCAAAACGGGCACAACAGCCGTAGCGGCATCCGACTGCGAGCCAGTCAGGAGCGGCACCGCGCCAGCGGCAGGAACGGGCGCCGTTGCGTCAGCGGTGGGCACCAACTCAAAACGCACCCAAGTGCTTTTCAGACCCAAGCGGGAGCGCAACTGAGCACCAGTCAGCGACAGCTGGCCGCTAGGCCCCACCACCCGGGCTTGCCGCACACGGCCGGTGGGCGTGGTGGACACCACATCGATACCCAGGGCTCCACCGAGCTCCGGAAACGCTCGCTGCAAGCGGGAGCGATCGAGGGGCAAACGCCAATCGCGCACTGGTGAAGCCTGATCAAAATCCGGCACGCTCACCAGGTACGGCAACTGCCGCGGCCACAGATCGCCGCTGCTCTCGGTGCTGCCGCCGCTGCTGCTGTGAAAGACCGCGTCGATCAGGGCGTTGTTGTAAGTGAGCACCAAGCCCTGGGTGGCCTGCACCGCCGCGTGGGTCGAGGGGGTCTCCGCTTCCACGCCCTTGTACACCTGGCTGGCGGTAGTGGCCTGCACATCGAAGACCGCCGAGCGCTTTCTGGCCTTGAGGGCATAGGTGCGGGCAGCCACAGCCTGGGCCTGAAGCGCTTCCTGGGGCCAACTGGCTGGCATTTCGCTGCCCACCACGCTGGGCAGATAGGTCTCCAAAGGCACGTGGTTCACCGCCTGGAGCTGCCCGCCCTGCGGAATGAGCTGCAGGCGGCCGCGGTAGCGACGCTGGCCAACCCATACACCTGGGTCAGGCTCTTCGGCACCAGCCAGCGCCTCCAGCCACACCTGCCGCAGCTGCCATTGCTCGCTGTCGGATCCATCTGCATGCACCAGCCGCAGCCAAGTGCCATCGACGGAGGCCTGGAGCACCACCTGGCCGCTGAACTCCTCCAGGACCCGTCCCTGGGCATCGCGCAACCGCAAACCTGCGGCCGAGAGCGCAGGTCGAAGCCGTGCCTCCTGCCCTTGCACCACCAACACCCGCAGCACGGGTTCGCCGGCCTGGCTGGCGGCAGCTGATCGGCTCGCCTGGGGCTGAGCCGAACGGGCCATCACCCCCTGGGGCGCCAACAGCGGAGCCAGCACGAGGAGCGCTCCCAGCGGCAGGCGTCTCAAGCGAGCCATCGCGGGCCAAACAGGCAAGGCAGGCCATTGTTACGAGTGGATGGGCATCTCGCCAGTGCCAGCCGTCGACGCCGTGGCACCATCGGATCAGTCACACCGGGGAGCCTCCGGCCGGCCGTGCAGGTCACCTTCCTCGGCACCAGTTCCGGCGTCCCCACCCGCGGCCGCAACGTATCGGCCGTGGCCCTGCGCCTGCCGCAACGGGCCGAGCTCTGGCTGTTCGACTGCGGGGAAGGCACGCAGCACCAGTTCCTGCGCAGCGAGCTGCGGGTGAGCCAGCTCCGGCGGATCTTCGTGACCCACATGCATGGGGATCACGTGTTCGGCCTGCCGGGGCTGCTAGCCAGCCTGGGGCTGGCGGGCACCTGCAATGGGATCGACCTCTACGGCCCCGATCCTCTGCGGGACTACCTCGAGGGTGTTCTGCGCACCTCCTCCACCCGCATCGGTTACCCGCTGCGGAGCCATCGCGTCAAAGACGCCGCCAGCAGCGGTGCCCTGCTGCTCGATGACGATGACATCACCGTGCGTTGCACGAAGCTGATCCACCGGGTTCCGGCCTACGCCTATCGGGTGGACCAGAAACCACGCGCCGGCCGCTTTGACGTGGAGCAGGCCCGTGCGCTTGGGATCGCGCCTGGACCGGTCTACGCCGAGCTCAAGGCCGGCCGCGAGGTCGTGCTCGATGACGGCCGGATCATCAACGGCGCCAGCCTCTGCGGCCCGGAACGCCCCGGCTGCAGCGTTGTCTACTGCACCGACACCGTGTTCAGCGAAGCGGCGGTGGAGCTGGCCCAGGGGGCCGACCTGCTGATCCACGAGAGCACCTTCGCCCACGCCGAAGCGGAGATGGCCTTCGCCCGCCAGCACTCCACCAGCACCATGGCCGCGCAAACCGCCTTGGCTGCAGGGGTGAAGCAGCTGATGCTCACTCACCTGAGCCCGCGCTACGTGCCGGGTAATCCCGTCACCCCCGACGACCTGCTCAACGAAGCCCGGGCGATCTTCCCCAACACCGAGCTGGCCAAAGACTTCCTCAGCGTTGAAATCGCCCCGGAAGACAGCTGAGGCTGCAACAGTTCGTGAGTGCCTGGCGCTGCGCCAACCAGCAGGCCCATCGGCCGTGATACAAGGGCTCTGGCGCGGTCTCTACCGCCACCTTGCCGGCTTTTTCGATGGCCTCTTCCTTCTCTTCTGCCCTCCGGACCCTGGCCCGGATGCTGGTTCTGCCCCTGGCGCTGCTGGTGGGTCTGGCCGGCCCCGCGCAGGCTGCCCAGTGGACCGCTGACCAGCTCACCGTTCCCGTCAACGCCGACGGTGCTTCGGTGACCTTCAGCGAACAGGAAGTCAAAGCGGGCCGCAAGATCTTCAACAGCAGCTGCGGTGAGTGCCACGCCGGTGGCATCACCAAGACCAACCAAAACGTGGGCCTCGATCCCGAGACCCTGGCCCTTGCCACACCCGCCCGCGACAACGTGGACGCCCTGGTGGACTACATGAAAGACCCCACCAGCTACGACGGCGAGTACAGCATTGCCGACGTGCACCCCAGCATCCGCAGTAGCGATGTTTTCGTGAAGATGCGCGATCTCAGCGACGAAGACCTGCGCCTGATGGCCGGCTTCATCCTGGTCGCCCCCAAAGTGCAGGGCGCCCAGTGGGGCGGCGGCAAGATCTATTTCTGATCTAGTTGCTCGTTGACTCTCTTCAGACCCCTCCAGCCGGAGGGGTCTTTTTTTTGATCCTCACGGATCGAGCGGCGGCGGGCTGACGTTCTCAGGCTCGAAGGAGGTGGGTTGCTTGCTGTACCACCACTCCTGCAGGGGCCCGCTGAGCCGCAGCGAAAACAACGTGAGCACGGTGACGGTGGGCCTGGAACCCGGCTGCAGCAGCTCCACCGCATAGGAGGGGCAGCGGCGGGCGGCCAGATCGGCCACGAAGCGGCGCCCCACCCGCCGCCAACTGGGCTCCTTGCTACGCCAGGCGATGCGGCAGCAGGGCCAGGGGAGCTCCTCGCGATCAAACAGACGACAGCAGGGCCCGAGCACCCGAAAGCTGTACTGCCCGCCGGGGCTGGTGTGCTCCGTGCCGTGGGCATAGAGCGCCTGCACCTGAGGTGGCGTGGATGCCGAGGTGGAAGCAGCGGTCACGGCGAGCAAAGCGCTTAAAGACAAAAAAACCACCCCGAAGGGTGGTGGCGTGAAGCGAAACAGACAGGGCGTGAAGGGTCACGCCCAGCTGGAGCTCAGTACAGCTCTTCTTCGGCGTGGGTCTTGATGGTGCAGTCGCTGGTGGGGTAGGCCACGCAGGTGAGCACGAAACCAGCTTCGATCTGGTCGTCGTCGAGGAAGCTCTGGTCCGACTGGTCCACGGTGCCAGCGGTGATCTTGCCGGCGCAGGTGCTGCAGGCACCAGCACGGCAGGAGTAGGGGAGGTCGATGCCCTGCTCTTCAGCGGCGTCGAGGATGTACTGGTCGTCGGGAACCTCGATGGTCTTGTTGAGGCCCTCTGCCTCGCTGATGAGGGTGACCTTGTAGGAAGCCATGGAAGGGATTGGGGCTCACAGGCTCCTGGGAAAGTTCCCGGGCCCGTAGGACGGACCCTTCCTACATCCGCCAAGGTGTCGTTCTGGGGTTCTGAGGGCGTCTGGCCGCGAAGCCCAATCAGAACACAGGGCACAGATCAGCGTGCCTTATGCAACATCAGCAGATCCGGGGCGCTGCTCTTCAGGCGCGCCGGATCGTCATCAAGCCCCACTGGCTCTGCTGAGCGGTGAGTTCCGCCTGCCAGCCCTGCTCCGCCAGAGCCTGCTCCAGCCGGGGCGCCTGGTCCACCAACAGGCCGCTAAGCAAGCCGAGACCATCGGCCGCAAGCACCGTGTGGAACTCCGGACACAGCGCCTCAATCACCGGGGCCAGGATGTTGCAGAGCAGGAGATCGGCCGGCTGGCCGCCCAGCAGCTCCGCCAGGCGCTCCACCGAGCCCAGCTCCACGGTGAGGCGATCGGCAAAGCCACTCACCACCCCGTTGTCGCGGGTGGCTCGCACGGCGAGGGAGTCGGTATCGGCCGCAGCCACGCTGCTGGCGCCCTGAAGCAGGGCTGCAATGCCGAGGATGCCGCTGCCGCAACCCAGATCCGCCACACGGATCGGCCCCAGGTCGGGACGCTGCTCCGTACCGCGTTGCTGAGCCAACTGCTCGATCGCCTCGAGGCAGAGGCGGGTGGTGGGATGGCTGCCGGTGCCGAAGGCGCTACCGGGATCCATGCGGATCACCAGGCGATCGGCGTGTTCCGGCGGCAAGTCGAGCCAAGCCGGCAGGATCAACAGCCGCTCCCCGACGGGATCGGCCTGCCAGTGCTGCTTCCAGCTAAGGCTCCAATCCTCGTCGTCCTGCTGCTCCCAGGCGATCGGCGGCAGGCTGAGGCCGAAGGTGTCGGCAAGGGGCGCCAGGGCCTGCTCCAGCTGCTGCCGTTCCGGCTCCGGCCAATCGGCTTCGGGAAGCCACGCCACCAGCTGCCGCTGATCCGGAGCCTCTGGGCGATGGCGCACCGCCACCCTCGGGATTCCGAGGGCGTTGAGCTTCCAGATCAGCGATTCTTCGAGCTCGGGAAGCGCGGGAAGCTCAAGCCGCCACCAGGAGAGCGTCATCAGCGGGTGCCTCCGCCGTCAGAGGGTGACCGGATGGGCTTCCTGGATCCCCTCGATGCCGTGGATGGTGGCCAGCAGGCTGGCGGGCAAGGGATCGTCGAGGCTGAGCACCATCACGGCGTCGCCACGCACGATGCGGCGCCCCACCTGCATCGAGGCGATATTCACGTTGTGCTCGCCCAGCACCGAGCCCAGGTTGCCGATGATGCCGGGCATGTCGCGGTGACGGGTGAACAGCATGTGGCGGCTGGGGGCCACGTTCACCGGGAACTCATCGATGGTGGTGATGCGCAGCTCGCCATCGGCGAACACCGCTCCGGTCACGGTGTGATTGCCATTGGCGCCCTTGGAGCTCAGCTGCAGCGAACCGCCGGCGAAGTCGCGGGCGGCATCGTCCTTCACCTCGAGCACGTGGATGCCGCGGTCTTTGGCCTCTAGGCCGGCGTTCACGTAGTTGATCGAATCGCCGAGGGCGGTGGACAGCAGGCCCTTCAGGGCCGCAATCACCAGGGGCTGGGCCGGATGGCTGGCGAATTCGCCCTGCAGCCGCACTTCCAGCTCGCTGATCTGACCGCCGGCGAGCTGGCTGAGCAGCTGACCCAGGGTTTCCGCCAGCTGCAGATGGGGCTTGAGCTGCTCCATCACCTCGGCGTTGAGGCCGGGAATGTTCACGGCGCTGCGGGCCGGCAGGCCCAGCAGCACGTCGCGAATCTGCTCGGCCACATCGATGGCCACGTTTTCCTGGGCCTCCTCGGTGGAAGCGCCGAGGTGCGGGGTGAGGATCAGCCGCTCGCTCACGCTGCGCAGCGCTGAATCAGCCTCCAAGGGCTCTTTGGCGTACACATCGAGGGCAGCGCCGGCGATCACACCCTTCTCCACCGCTTCGGCGATGGCCGACTCATCGATGATGCCGCCGCGGGCACAGTTCACGATGC includes:
- the rpmA gene encoding 50S ribosomal protein L27; translation: MAHKKGTGSTRNGRDSNSKRLGVKRYGGEAVNAGSILIRQRGTSVLPGVNVGRGADDTLFALVDGVVSFDTIKRGLRTRKRINVAVG
- a CDS encoding queuosine precursor transporter, yielding MPRGITPNANAVLPAVPAGVLQRRRELAFLVLAGLFLGTMGMLNILGLTRFLQLGSIGSWPVVVAVGALPYPVTFLCTDLISEIWGEERASQLVWVGLLLNGWIVLILWLGGVLPGLPGAPEATFFAVQDLAFGAVGASMVAYMAAQFTDVRLFHFWKRVSGGRALWLRNNGSTLVSQLVDTSAVVLISHYAAHVLPVKPELPVLPQLASFIASGYLFKVLAALADTLPFYWLTAWLRRWLVVPGAGSELGPALGSALR
- the kaiC gene encoding circadian clock protein KaiC: MQDPSATNHALSSVQKLPTGIEGFDDICQGGLPIGRSTLISGTSGTGKTVFSLNFLYNGIRQFDEPGIFVTFEESPLDILRNAASFGWNLQEMVEQDKLFLLDASPDPEGQDVAGSFDLSGLIERINYAIRKYKARRVAIDSITAVFQQYDAVSVVRREIFRLIARLKEIGVTTVMTTERIDEYGPIARYGVEEFVSDNVVILRNVLEGERRRRTVEILKLRGTTHMKGEFPFTMGSHGISIFPLGAMRLTQRSSNVRVSSGVPRLDEMCGGGFFKDSIILATGATGTGKTLLVSKFVENACANKERAILFAYEESRAQLLRNATSWGIDFEQMERDGLLKIICAYPESTGLEDHLQIIKTEIGQFKPSRMAIDSLSALARGVSHNAFRQFVIGVTGYAKQEEIAGFFTNTSEEFMGSHSITDSHISTITDTILLLQYVEIRGEMARALNVFKMRGSWHDKGIREFMITSNGPEIKDSFSNFERIISGVPHRINTDERSELSRIVQGVTSDDRL
- a CDS encoding circadian clock protein KaiA; translation: MSQPALTIASLLPDPRVERACRSWLKGGRYQLEDLGSLADPILELQQQRDRFDVVLLQQGVHPPEVYEELQQQGLLLPAVVIGEVSGRVEYHEAEVHLPQDQLEQIAYSVDAAVSRFLRRGMQATPTGVGEGTGGDTPERWRLPNRLKGRLGYLGVFYKRDPSLFLRNLPQDEREELLRSLKRSYRDVLIGYFRDPAAANQAIESFVHSAFFSDLPINKVVEIHVDLIDAFWKQLKLEGHKNDFLQDYRLALLDVMAHLCEMYRRSVPPDLPLGAPQDPEEASQSPSQEVI
- the kaiB gene encoding circadian clock protein KaiB; translation: MSPRKTYILKLYVAGNTPNSMRALKTLRNILDTEFQGVYALKVIDVLKNPQLAEEDKILATPTLAKILPPPVRRIIGDLSDRERVLIGLDLLYEELSDEALSEPYSEEEDSGGLL
- the rplU gene encoding 50S ribosomal protein L21, which codes for MSTTPSTGPYAIVETSGTQVWVQPNRYYDLNRINAEVESTLTLENVLLVNDGKAANVGQPYVKGATVELQVMEHRRGPKVIVYKMRPKKKTRRKNGHRQELTRVMVKSISVGGKALA
- a CDS encoding bifunctional 2-polyprenyl-6-hydroxyphenol methylase/3-demethylubiquinol 3-O-methyltransferase UbiG, which produces MSPTATLSLDHFLEGGFDLRRQLADHLSMELQELERRLPLAVDDLAAAHPGAFDPERAEAFYETAVGTGHLLELAAWHLSSADYIADTLRLQAQFACGHVLDFGGGIGTHALAAAALPQVEAVWFVDLNPENRRFVEARAERFGLQQKLRCFRDLEAPELPAQFDTIVCLDVLEHLNDPSAQLEQFASRMSAEATALLNWYFFKGFAGEYPFHFDDPQLVERFFRTLQSRFLEVFHPFLITTRAYRLL
- the truB gene encoding tRNA pseudouridine(55) synthase TruB, producing MLDKPAGLSSHGCVSRVRRAYGLKRVGHGGTLDPAVTGVLPIALGPATRLLPYLSGDKTYRGVVQLGLRTDSDDLEGQVLEQQAIPPLSTAELEAALAPFRGAIEQRPPAVSAVHVNGERAYKLARAGQAVELQPRPVSIHRLELLSWNQELGQVELEVSCSAGTYIRSLARDLGETLGCGGSLARLRRTEALGFQLEQSVALDQLDSDPPPALVDPLLALSHLLQHRLEADQLPGWRCGRLQSCDPAWPIDAPVVVVGPDGNLAGMARVQAGGQLQPRLVLDAAG